From a single Nicotiana tomentosiformis chromosome 2, ASM39032v3, whole genome shotgun sequence genomic region:
- the LOC138904774 gene encoding uncharacterized protein, whose protein sequence is MYFPDEKVSFVGEDITEAYDSWRMFFDGAAKFKGVGIRAVLVSETGQHYPVSTKLRFPCTNNMAEYEACILGLRLAIDMNTQELLVIGDSDLLVHQVLGEWATKNTKILPYLHCVQELIKRFTKIELKHVPRIQNEFADA, encoded by the coding sequence atgtattttcccgacgagaaggtgtcattcgtaggagaagatatcaccgaggCATATGAtagttggaggatgttcttcgatgGAGCAGCAAAATTCAAAGGAGTAGGAATCAgagctgtcttagtatcagaaaccggtcaacactatccggtatccacaaaactcaggtttccatgcacAAACAATATGGCGGAGTATGAGGCCTGCATCCTGGGACTTAGATTGGCTATTGATATGAACACTCAAGAGCTATTGGTAATCGGAGACTCAGATCTTTTGGTGCACCAAGTTCTAGgggaatgggctacaaagaacacaaaaatattgccatatttgcactgtgtacaagagctgatcaagaggttcacaaagatagagttaaAACATGTTCCAAGAattcagaatgagtttgcagatgcataA